In Planifilum fulgidum, a genomic segment contains:
- a CDS encoding amino acid ABC transporter ATP-binding protein, producing MIRVEHLYKRFGDHEVLKDINVHIKEKEVVCIIGPSGSGKSTFLRCLNLLEPITSGRVVVDGHDLTDPKTDINRVRTEMGMVFQQFNLFPHKRVIENITMAPMRVRKWSKEKAEQKAMELLGKVGLQDKAHAWPEQLSGGQQQRVAIARALAMDPKVMLFDEPTSALDPEMIKEVLAVMKQLAAEGMTMVVVTHEMGFAREVSDRVLFMDQGMIIEEGTPEELFNRPKEERTRTFLSKVL from the coding sequence TTGATCCGCGTCGAACATCTCTACAAGCGCTTTGGCGATCATGAGGTGCTGAAGGATATCAACGTGCACATCAAGGAAAAGGAAGTGGTCTGCATCATCGGTCCGAGCGGATCCGGCAAGAGCACGTTTCTGCGCTGTTTGAACCTGCTGGAGCCGATCACTTCGGGCCGGGTGGTGGTGGACGGCCACGATCTGACCGATCCCAAGACGGACATCAACCGGGTTCGGACCGAGATGGGCATGGTGTTTCAACAATTTAATCTGTTCCCCCACAAGCGGGTGATCGAGAACATCACGATGGCGCCCATGCGCGTGCGCAAATGGTCCAAGGAAAAGGCGGAGCAAAAGGCGATGGAGCTCCTCGGGAAAGTGGGTCTCCAGGACAAAGCGCACGCCTGGCCGGAACAGTTGTCCGGCGGGCAGCAGCAACGCGTGGCGATTGCCCGCGCCCTGGCGATGGACCCCAAGGTGATGCTGTTCGACGAGCCCACCTCGGCCCTCGATCCCGAAATGATCAAAGAGGTGCTGGCGGTGATGAAGCAGCTGGCCGCCGAGGGCATGACGATGGTGGTGGTCACCCACGAAATGGGGTTTGCCCGGGAAGTGAGCGATCGGGTCCTCTTCATGGACCAGGGGATGATCATCGAGGAAGGGACGCCGGAGGAGCTGTTCAACCG
- a CDS encoding amino acid ABC transporter permease yields MQGIDWSVVVEYKENFIRGFFTTIELTVVGILFGTLIGLILGLMNISRIKVLMIPAKAYVDLFRGTPLMLQILAIHFGIIPTVCEMVGVDTPSALISGFIALSLNAGAYISEIFRGGIQSIDKGQMEAARSLGMTYGQAMRLVILPQAFKRMLPPLGNEFIALMKDSSLVMVIAVNDITYAAMTTAKSTWERLAPYATAALMYLVLTYLLSRVVFYLERRLETGRKEG; encoded by the coding sequence TATCCGGGGATTTTTTACGACGATCGAGCTGACGGTCGTTGGCATTTTGTTCGGCACACTCATCGGATTGATTCTCGGATTGATGAACATATCCCGGATCAAGGTGCTGATGATTCCGGCCAAGGCCTATGTGGATCTTTTCCGGGGAACGCCCCTGATGCTGCAGATTTTGGCGATCCATTTCGGCATCATCCCCACCGTCTGTGAAATGGTGGGCGTGGATACCCCCTCTGCACTGATTTCCGGCTTTATTGCCCTCTCCCTGAACGCCGGGGCTTATATTTCCGAAATTTTCCGCGGCGGAATCCAGTCCATTGACAAAGGGCAGATGGAGGCGGCCCGTTCCCTGGGGATGACCTACGGGCAAGCGATGCGCCTGGTGATTCTTCCCCAGGCCTTCAAGCGGATGCTTCCCCCCTTGGGGAACGAGTTCATCGCCCTGATGAAGGATTCGTCCCTGGTCATGGTGATCGCCGTCAACGATATCACCTATGCGGCGATGACCACGGCGAAAAGCACCTGGGAGCGGTTGGCGCCCTACGCCACCGCCGCCCTCATGTATCTGGTGCTGACCTATCTTTTGTCCCGGGTGGTCTTTTACCTGGAGCGGCGATTGGAAACCGGCAGAAAGGAGGGGTGA